Proteins encoded by one window of Orbaceae bacterium BiB:
- a CDS encoding Cro/CI family transcriptional regulator, with protein MLKKTVLDYFKHKKNIASVLKLSPSAVSQWGEIIPEKNAYRIQDLTNGELKVDPKLYRN; from the coding sequence ATGTTAAAAAAAACAGTTCTAGACTATTTCAAACACAAAAAAAATATTGCTAGCGTTTTAAAATTAAGTCCATCTGCCGTATCACAATGGGGTGAAATAATTCCTGAAAAAAACGCATATCGTATTCAGGATCTGACTAATGGTGAATTAAAAGTTGATCCTAAATTATATCGTAATTAA
- a CDS encoding lysozyme — protein MKGITKLTTTICSISAIIGIVITDYSDEIRTSEQGLEIIGNAESCRNEPYYCPANILTVGIGSTTGTIEQRKYSDDEIAARWLSDIKEAEQCVNQYANGPKLPQSVFDATVSLTFNVGCSKMQTSTMYRYLNVGEYVKACNELPRWNKSVGKVLNGLVIRREKERELCLLDLNSF, from the coding sequence ATGAAGGGGATAACGAAGCTAACAACGACGATTTGTAGTATTTCTGCAATTATAGGTATTGTTATCACTGATTATTCAGATGAAATCCGAACCAGTGAGCAAGGCTTAGAAATTATCGGTAATGCTGAAAGTTGCCGTAATGAGCCATATTATTGTCCTGCGAATATTTTAACGGTTGGGATTGGCTCAACAACGGGAACAATAGAACAGCGTAAATATTCAGATGATGAAATAGCTGCGCGTTGGCTGAGTGATATCAAAGAAGCTGAACAATGTGTTAATCAATATGCTAATGGTCCTAAACTTCCGCAATCTGTATTTGATGCTACAGTTTCACTTACGTTTAATGTTGGATGCTCTAAGATGCAAACCTCAACAATGTATCGATATCTAAATGTTGGTGAATATGTTAAAGCCTGTAATGAGCTACCACGCTGGAATAAATCAGTTGGTAAAGTATTAAATGGATTGGTAATTAGACGAGAAAAAGAGCGTGAATTATGTCTACTCGATTTAAATTCATTTTAG
- a CDS encoding lysis protein has translation MSTRFKFILVIAVIAIFALLITILLDIKNTYLELGSIRTELSQVKAEFTKYQTLVQKVNDIDTKFTQELTRAKAENNKLYNNVINGIGRLHLNAQQNNLQTNQQTSPSGMDDANTCELTGEARQNYYLLRDDIITKDAMILGLQEYIKNVCLAE, from the coding sequence ATGTCTACTCGATTTAAATTCATTTTAGTAATTGCTGTTATAGCTATCTTTGCATTACTAATCACTATCTTACTTGATATCAAAAATACTTACTTAGAACTTGGCTCAATTAGAACTGAATTATCCCAAGTTAAAGCTGAATTTACTAAGTATCAAACCCTAGTACAAAAGGTTAATGACATTGATACTAAATTTACTCAGGAGCTTACACGTGCAAAAGCTGAAAACAATAAGCTTTATAATAATGTTATTAATGGGATTGGGCGGTTGCACCTTAACGCCCAGCAAAATAACCTGCAAACAAATCAGCAAACCTCTCCCTCCGGCATGGATGATGCAAACACCTGCGAGCTCACTGGAGAAGCTCGACAAAATTATTATCTACTCCGAGACGACATCATTACCAAAGACGCTATGATTTTAGGATTGCAAGAATACATTAAAAACGTTTGTTTGGCTGAGTAG
- a CDS encoding DUF4225 domain-containing protein produces the protein MTKRIALQGDPTTTGGSIISASGRMLGSNKPVARMGDIATCPRCNKGSGKIIEGCQQMIVDSIPVVLDGYIVACGCPIGLNRVIAANSTIFCDDGSNSSPSFGILPSAYNNVLPDFSKLNSHEKNDLRTRIRFEKNQFITTTTQMSNNLFYFPQTKQEFKSDVSNFANNIADKVENGNLSYEDGSAALIEQKKELFDESVEWMQRGISVLAGTSQIVSGANSCKNWATCLFYSLPSVAHGMNNIYEGITNDIGPVKKGYRGIAEFLGYEAIYGDIAYNTVDLGLSAYSMFGLTSKLNQFGNKNLSLWYHNQQDMVRAYQLMSKTALGLEVIADSFTIGALTKQLYNAFIFDKKTEEAVLFLKNPSQIRNANDMISCPIVVINENKFAYCESVK, from the coding sequence ATGACAAAAAGAATTGCTTTACAGGGTGATCCAACAACCACTGGAGGTTCCATTATTTCTGCAAGTGGTAGAATGTTAGGTTCGAATAAACCTGTAGCTAGAATGGGAGATATAGCAACTTGTCCAAGATGTAATAAAGGTTCAGGGAAAATAATTGAAGGCTGCCAACAAATGATTGTGGATAGTATTCCAGTTGTCCTTGACGGTTATATTGTGGCCTGCGGTTGCCCCATTGGACTAAATAGAGTTATAGCTGCAAATAGTACCATTTTTTGTGATGACGGTTCTAATAGCTCGCCAAGTTTTGGTATTTTACCATCTGCTTATAATAACGTTTTACCCGATTTTTCAAAATTAAATTCACATGAGAAAAATGATCTACGAACACGAATTCGTTTTGAAAAGAATCAGTTTATTACTACTACGACTCAAATGAGCAACAACTTATTTTACTTCCCTCAAACTAAACAAGAATTCAAAAGTGATGTTTCTAATTTTGCAAATAATATTGCTGACAAAGTAGAAAATGGAAATTTATCTTACGAAGATGGTTCTGCTGCTCTAATTGAACAAAAAAAAGAACTTTTTGATGAAAGTGTTGAATGGATGCAAAGAGGTATTTCAGTTTTAGCTGGTACATCACAAATTGTATCAGGTGCTAATTCTTGTAAAAACTGGGCTACTTGTTTATTTTATAGTTTACCGAGTGTGGCTCATGGAATGAATAATATTTACGAAGGGATCACTAATGACATTGGTCCTGTAAAGAAAGGTTATCGAGGAATTGCTGAGTTTTTAGGGTATGAAGCTATATATGGAGATATCGCTTATAATACTGTCGATTTAGGATTATCAGCTTATTCAATGTTTGGCCTTACATCAAAACTTAATCAGTTTGGTAATAAGAATCTTTCTTTGTGGTACCATAATCAACAAGATATGGTAAGGGCTTATCAACTTATGAGTAAAACAGCCTTAGGATTAGAGGTTATCGCTGATAGTTTTACGATCGGAGCATTAACTAAACAATTATATAATGCGTTTATTTTTGATAAGAAAACTGAAGAGGCTGTGTTATTTTTAAAAAATCCTAGCCAGATAAGAAATGCTAACGATATGATAAGTTGCCCTATTGTTGTCATTAATGAGAATAAATTTGCTTATTGTGAAAGTGTTAAATAA
- a CDS encoding site-specific DNA-methyltransferase yields the protein MTSKKNQKIEINDLVLIHDDCLNVLKTLPDNHIDLILTDPPYFKVKSNSWDNQWKTEADYLAWLDDIFAEFWRVLKPNGSLYCFCGPKLSAETELLVKQRFNVLNHIVWAKPNGPWLRQHKESLRTYFPASERIIFAEHYNAEGKFKGQSGYAAKCSELRQSIFAPLIEYFKSAREVLGVTAADINKATGTQMCSHWFSYSQWQLPSKKQYEDLQHLFNKIAAEKGITHQLTDDHNHLIQEYTILSENYQILSHQYDDLKAQYEALRRPFLVTKEVPYTDVWTYSPVPYYKGKHPCEKPADMLEDMIKASSRPGDIVADFFMGSGSTLKAAKKLGRKGIGVEFEEETFIKTVTELTD from the coding sequence ATGACCAGTAAAAAGAATCAAAAAATAGAAATAAATGATCTTGTTCTAATTCATGATGATTGCCTTAATGTTCTAAAAACCTTACCGGATAATCATATTGACCTTATTTTAACAGATCCACCGTATTTTAAAGTCAAGTCAAACAGTTGGGATAATCAGTGGAAAACAGAAGCTGATTACCTTGCTTGGCTTGATGATATATTTGCCGAATTCTGGCGAGTTCTAAAACCTAATGGATCACTATATTGTTTTTGTGGGCCAAAGTTATCAGCAGAAACAGAGCTTTTAGTAAAGCAACGATTTAATGTGTTGAATCATATTGTATGGGCTAAACCTAATGGACCATGGTTAAGACAACATAAAGAATCATTAAGAACTTACTTTCCTGCATCTGAACGGATTATTTTTGCTGAACACTATAATGCTGAAGGAAAATTTAAAGGTCAATCTGGCTATGCTGCTAAGTGTAGTGAATTAAGGCAATCAATATTTGCTCCATTAATCGAATATTTCAAATCCGCTCGGGAGGTGTTGGGTGTAACTGCTGCTGATATTAACAAGGCAACAGGCACTCAAATGTGTTCGCATTGGTTTAGTTATAGCCAATGGCAATTGCCGAGCAAAAAACAGTATGAAGATTTGCAGCATTTATTTAATAAAATAGCAGCTGAAAAAGGAATTACTCATCAGTTAACGGATGATCACAATCATCTAATTCAAGAATATACGATTTTAAGTGAAAACTATCAAATTCTTTCTCATCAATATGATGATCTAAAAGCTCAATATGAAGCATTGAGACGCCCTTTTCTAGTAACTAAAGAAGTTCCTTATACTGATGTGTGGACTTATTCACCAGTACCTTATTACAAAGGAAAGCATCCGTGTGAAAAACCTGCTGATATGTTAGAGGATATGATTAAAGCAAGTTCTCGACCAGGTGATATTGTTGCTGATTTTTTTATGGGATCAGGTTCTACATTAAAAGCTGCTAAAAAATTAGGTCGAAAGGGAATTGGAGTGGAATTTGAGGAAGAGACGTTTATTAAAACAGTTACAGAATTAACGGACTAA
- a CDS encoding phage antirepressor KilAC domain-containing protein, whose amino-acid sequence MQSQSMVASSATSIIPLGNQLTMSSREIADLTDKLHAHVIRDINSMLEDLLKDDPNLDDELNQSVTYEYDSRNYISNIQLTKKYVECLLTGYSIPLRMRVIERLHQLEQQKHIIIPNFSDPAEAAIAWAEQYKKSQQLEIKQKEDAPKVAYADKAHYDKDGKLISSFAKNIGIGPNKLFAYLRDKGILISSGRRYNTPYQQYTERGYFNVIEKQFEAKGEVRSYYTTLVTGKGRIWLTKILMQDNKITNQGE is encoded by the coding sequence ATGCAAAGCCAATCTATGGTGGCGAGTAGTGCCACATCTATAATACCGTTAGGTAATCAGTTAACCATGTCTAGTCGTGAAATAGCGGATTTGACAGATAAATTACATGCACATGTTATTAGAGATATAAATAGCATGCTTGAAGACCTTTTAAAAGATGATCCAAATTTGGATGATGAATTAAATCAATCTGTTACATATGAGTATGATTCTCGTAATTATATTAGTAATATTCAATTGACCAAAAAATATGTTGAATGTTTATTAACAGGCTACAGTATTCCGTTAAGAATGCGTGTTATTGAGAGATTACATCAATTAGAACAACAGAAACACATAATTATACCTAATTTTTCAGATCCAGCAGAAGCTGCAATTGCTTGGGCTGAACAATATAAAAAGTCTCAACAGCTTGAAATAAAGCAAAAAGAAGATGCACCAAAAGTCGCTTATGCTGATAAGGCTCACTATGATAAAGATGGCAAATTAATATCAAGCTTTGCAAAAAATATTGGTATAGGCCCAAATAAATTATTTGCTTACCTAAGAGACAAAGGAATACTTATTTCAAGCGGTCGTCGTTATAACACTCCATATCAACAGTATACAGAACGTGGTTATTTTAATGTTATTGAAAAGCAATTTGAAGCAAAGGGAGAAGTTAGATCATATTACACAACTTTAGTAACAGGGAAGGGGAGAATATGGCTAACTAAAATTCTAATGCAAGACAACAAAATAACTAACCAAGGAGAATAA
- a CDS encoding YmfL family putative regulatory protein: MDNRNYPTPPEITDAIHKLITSFDGKYPAMASRLDPESGTENALRNRVRQLNGQMVPLGMALEMEAEANSNVITEAIAKYRGGVFVKLPEFEDLDNDELLKKFNELMSGLGDFCRQHNQFTSDGVLDSKEKKALKLTSYNIQCRLSEILVITDLIFGKGDR, from the coding sequence GTGGACAATAGAAATTATCCTACACCGCCGGAAATAACCGATGCTATTCATAAGTTGATTACATCGTTTGACGGTAAATATCCGGCTATGGCTAGTCGATTAGATCCAGAGTCTGGTACCGAAAATGCACTTCGTAATCGCGTCAGACAGTTAAACGGTCAGATGGTACCACTTGGAATGGCATTAGAAATGGAAGCAGAAGCCAATTCTAATGTTATTACAGAAGCGATAGCAAAATACCGAGGTGGTGTGTTTGTGAAGTTACCAGAATTTGAAGATCTGGACAACGATGAACTGTTAAAAAAATTTAATGAATTAATGTCTGGGCTTGGTGATTTTTGTCGGCAGCATAACCAATTTACATCTGATGGTGTGTTGGATAGCAAAGAGAAGAAAGCATTAAAATTAACGTCTTATAACATTCAGTGCCGATTAAGTGAAATTTTAGTAATAACTGATTTGATATTTGGAAAGGGTGACCGATAG
- a CDS encoding S24 family peptidase produces MALETIGSRIKKRRKELKVTQKDVAKSMKGVTDAAISQWESDITSPSAKNLFDLSIALECDFAWLLNGGSESNVVPAKLNLHKVPLISYVQAGLWTESCELRDSTGFEYVMASSDLSDQAFALTIKGDSMEPEFKEGDIVIIDPNVLPLPGEFVVAMNGEEEATFKKYRELGHDEYERLQFELIPLNPDYTTMSSLKQQIRIVGTMIEHHIFRRKR; encoded by the coding sequence ATGGCATTGGAAACTATTGGCAGCAGAATTAAAAAAAGACGCAAAGAATTAAAAGTAACACAAAAAGACGTTGCCAAATCAATGAAAGGTGTCACTGATGCAGCTATATCTCAGTGGGAGTCAGATATAACGTCCCCTAGTGCTAAGAATTTATTTGATTTATCCATAGCCTTAGAATGCGATTTCGCATGGTTATTAAATGGAGGATCTGAATCAAATGTTGTTCCTGCAAAATTAAATTTACATAAAGTACCATTGATAAGCTATGTCCAAGCTGGCTTATGGACTGAAAGCTGTGAATTAAGAGACTCAACTGGGTTTGAGTATGTTATGGCGTCTTCGGATTTATCGGATCAAGCTTTTGCACTGACGATAAAGGGAGACTCAATGGAGCCGGAATTCAAAGAAGGTGACATTGTAATTATTGATCCAAATGTTCTCCCTCTTCCTGGTGAGTTCGTTGTTGCTATGAATGGAGAAGAAGAAGCTACATTCAAAAAATATAGGGAACTAGGGCATGATGAGTATGAACGATTACAATTTGAACTAATTCCATTGAATCCTGATTACACTACAATGAGCAGCTTAAAACAACAAATACGAATTGTCGGAACGATGATCGAACATCATATTTTTAGAAGAAAAAGATAA
- a CDS encoding DUF1133 family protein has protein sequence MSKIYRKSLMSFEYPTQDMSPTAIQHKRIKEVIKYNPDSGVFTSRYNSNYYVKGSFDNKGYLIIRVNGRRYLAHRLAWFYMTGKWSRKQIDHINGNSADNRFSNLREALPFQNSHNLRLSKVNTSGARCVHFAKSDQKWVASVQRYGQSFYLGRFTDKVKAIKAVNQFLKKIDGDFFSESINKRAFPHDRIKTLSQLKRKLELGKSEPLNKYQKIFMETMLCGWGAWAYTELKKNYGQSVSPLARLMMSADGYGSIRHGVIEIFEHLHAKGYEGEELITKATDIIASLRHKPYSECTDEEASFIDRMLIKTFGKNNPLINIATYYYVYGYSIGAISQYLLKITSYNFSAKQSRDRIDWCLSFIKEKLYASIQYELNQSIKK, from the coding sequence ATGTCAAAAATCTATAGAAAATCACTCATGTCTTTTGAGTACCCAACTCAAGATATGTCACCAACAGCTATTCAGCATAAAAGAATCAAAGAAGTAATTAAATACAATCCAGACTCAGGTGTTTTTACAAGTCGTTATAATTCTAATTATTATGTCAAAGGCTCTTTTGATAATAAAGGTTATTTGATTATTCGCGTTAATGGGAGAAGATATTTAGCTCATCGATTAGCTTGGTTTTATATGACTGGGAAATGGTCTCGTAAACAAATAGATCATATTAATGGTAACTCTGCTGATAACCGATTTTCAAACTTAAGAGAAGCTTTGCCATTTCAAAATTCACATAATTTGAGATTAAGTAAAGTTAATACTTCTGGAGCTAGATGCGTACATTTCGCAAAGTCTGATCAAAAATGGGTTGCATCAGTTCAAAGATATGGACAATCTTTTTATTTGGGAAGATTTACTGACAAGGTAAAAGCAATAAAAGCCGTAAATCAATTTTTGAAAAAAATAGACGGTGATTTCTTTTCTGAATCAATAAATAAAAGAGCTTTTCCACATGATAGGATAAAAACATTATCTCAATTAAAAAGAAAGCTTGAATTAGGGAAGTCGGAACCGTTAAATAAATATCAAAAAATATTTATGGAAACCATGTTATGTGGTTGGGGGGCGTGGGCTTATACTGAACTAAAAAAAAACTATGGGCAAAGTGTTAGTCCTTTAGCTAGATTAATGATGTCCGCCGATGGGTACGGCTCCATAAGACATGGTGTTATTGAGATTTTTGAACATTTACATGCTAAGGGATATGAGGGTGAGGAACTCATCACGAAAGCAACTGATATCATTGCTTCATTAAGGCATAAACCCTACTCAGAATGTACAGATGAAGAAGCTAGCTTTATTGATAGAATGTTAATAAAGACATTTGGTAAAAATAATCCATTGATCAATATCGCGACTTATTATTATGTTTATGGATATAGCATCGGAGCAATATCACAATATTTATTGAAAATAACTAGTTATAATTTTTCAGCAAAACAATCCCGAGATCGAATTGATTGGTGCTTATCTTTTATTAAAGAAAAACTTTACGCATCAATACAATATGAATTAAATCAAAGCATTAAAAAATAA
- a CDS encoding DUF968 domain-containing protein: MKALLTPHYQPELGLIILKPGTELLKKIGTSSRIVIEPSNESHNGLKSGALDDEPQLLNNKPIEPFLFNDKIIDIIKNKGFNFEWWLERRYKCQLEDGDYCYHESVNEKVENSAIRVCYHHNKDLVIDDKVKDIAKRNLKTFLLESISLDLKLGTNHKLSLQELGWWAMINRQHELIPESMARLLYGRVAEQHQHVYKESEIIASDDRSSILLNRQANDAIQHLQEVSKPIKKLVIDTESPESFMLRPKLKRWECEKYTQWVKTQPCVCCGKQADDPHHIIGYGQGKMGGKPHDIFTIPLCRIHHNELHQNVEEWENNYGTQIELLIQFLDRVFGMKVIA, from the coding sequence ATGAAAGCATTACTTACGCCACACTATCAGCCTGAACTTGGGCTGATAATTCTTAAACCTGGTACCGAACTATTAAAAAAGATAGGTACCAGTTCTCGTATTGTTATTGAACCAAGCAATGAATCACATAATGGGCTTAAGTCTGGAGCTTTAGATGATGAACCACAATTACTAAACAATAAACCTATTGAGCCATTTCTATTCAATGACAAAATAATCGATATTATAAAAAATAAAGGATTTAATTTTGAGTGGTGGCTAGAACGTCGATATAAGTGTCAATTAGAGGATGGTGATTATTGCTACCATGAATCAGTTAATGAAAAGGTGGAAAATAGTGCTATTCGTGTTTGTTATCATCACAATAAAGACTTAGTTATAGATGATAAAGTAAAAGATATTGCAAAACGTAATTTAAAAACGTTCTTACTTGAAAGTATCTCACTTGATTTAAAACTTGGTACCAATCATAAATTATCACTCCAAGAATTGGGTTGGTGGGCTATGATTAATCGACAGCATGAATTGATTCCAGAAAGTATGGCCAGATTATTATATGGTCGTGTAGCCGAACAGCATCAACATGTTTATAAAGAGTCAGAGATAATTGCTAGTGATGACCGTTCATCAATTCTATTGAATAGACAAGCTAATGATGCAATACAACACCTGCAGGAAGTATCAAAGCCGATCAAGAAACTAGTAATTGATACTGAATCACCCGAATCATTTATGTTACGGCCAAAATTAAAGCGCTGGGAGTGTGAAAAATACACTCAATGGGTAAAAACTCAACCATGCGTTTGTTGTGGTAAGCAAGCAGATGATCCGCATCACATTATTGGTTATGGGCAGGGTAAAATGGGAGGTAAACCGCATGATATCTTTACCATCCCACTTTGTCGTATTCATCATAATGAACTACATCAAAATGTCGAAGAATGGGAAAATAATTATGGTACCCAAATTGAACTACTAATCCAATTTCTAGATCGCGTTTTTGGAATGAAGGTTATAGCCTAA
- a CDS encoding phage N-6-adenine-methyltransferase: MSKSDYKHSTSKTNSDIKDLWQTPVEVYEFLNARFSFVCDVAASDHNHLHLNYLTESYNSLINGWSHLKGGYVFCNPPYSKILPWVKKAKEASDQGVGTVMLLPVDTSVEWFKTLKNTASEICFITGGRISFVRSDTKKKVNGNNKGSLYAVFNPRSFGECKVSCVDRDEIFSTYEKIKDSIPDKTLNAVWPKEVNSIFNLIESAKSLPAVLQLKVKQSINKMIIDRFPHDQMVIATQNLVDRMEAKA; the protein is encoded by the coding sequence ATGTCTAAATCAGATTATAAACATTCAACCAGTAAAACGAATTCTGATATCAAGGACCTATGGCAGACTCCGGTTGAGGTTTACGAATTCTTAAATGCTCGGTTTAGTTTTGTTTGTGATGTTGCAGCAAGTGATCACAATCATTTGCATCTTAATTATTTGACTGAGTCGTATAATTCATTGATTAATGGATGGAGCCACTTAAAAGGTGGTTATGTATTTTGTAATCCACCTTATTCTAAAATTTTACCTTGGGTTAAAAAGGCAAAAGAAGCAAGTGATCAAGGCGTTGGTACCGTGATGCTTTTGCCTGTAGATACATCTGTTGAATGGTTTAAAACATTAAAAAATACAGCATCAGAAATTTGCTTCATCACCGGTGGGCGTATTTCATTTGTTAGATCTGATACAAAGAAAAAAGTTAATGGTAATAATAAAGGTTCTTTATATGCTGTATTTAATCCTCGTTCATTTGGTGAGTGTAAAGTTTCATGTGTTGATCGGGATGAAATATTCAGCACTTATGAAAAAATAAAGGACTCAATCCCTGATAAGACATTAAATGCAGTCTGGCCAAAAGAAGTTAATTCAATCTTTAATTTAATTGAGAGCGCTAAATCATTACCCGCAGTACTTCAATTAAAAGTTAAACAAAGCATTAACAAAATGATTATCGACCGTTTTCCTCATGATCAGATGGTGATAGCCACTCAAAATCTAGTGGATAGAATGGAGGCTAAAGCATGA
- a CDS encoding phage holin yields the protein MMTIKMDKFTSNLSYLCSSVFALFGALSRDDWAFIIGIVTAILTCLINWWYRRRDANHKERTREMHYKELRAKYHEGDNEANNDDL from the coding sequence ATGATGACAATTAAAATGGACAAATTTACTTCGAATCTTTCCTATCTTTGTAGTAGCGTTTTCGCACTTTTTGGTGCGTTATCACGTGATGATTGGGCCTTCATCATCGGAATTGTTACGGCGATTTTAACGTGCTTGATTAACTGGTGGTACCGTCGTCGTGATGCTAATCATAAAGAAAGAACGAGAGAGATGCACTACAAAGAACTAAGGGCTAAATATCATGAAGGGGATAACGAAGCTAACAACGACGATTTGTAG
- a CDS encoding replication protein P: MLKPLNEVYSTVQAGLPQVQQRARGAGKNYEYYEKEFNEIFKSLKGIFPSMSNIIRTQQEYDTLRREWISAFVENGLNLSQVEAGLVMARKQNSDFLPSVGKFISWCKEGSYSLLGLPTVIEVMKQFRKYNSNRLDYPSAELFPWSQPIMYWIVTDLRKNMLQYNQSDLEVEKRAEYLLNQWVKKLSRGEKVPEIRVQIENKVSTPYISSFQCDHPLIKQMRERIEAAKRRTTNV; this comes from the coding sequence ATGCTTAAGCCATTAAATGAAGTTTATAGCACAGTACAAGCTGGATTACCTCAAGTTCAGCAAAGAGCAAGAGGGGCGGGTAAAAATTACGAATATTACGAAAAGGAATTTAATGAAATTTTTAAGTCCTTAAAGGGAATATTTCCGTCTATGTCCAACATTATCAGAACTCAGCAAGAATACGACACCTTACGCAGGGAGTGGATCTCGGCATTTGTAGAAAACGGTTTAAACCTAAGTCAAGTTGAAGCTGGTCTTGTCATGGCCCGTAAGCAAAATTCTGATTTTTTACCCTCAGTAGGAAAATTCATATCCTGGTGCAAAGAGGGTAGTTATTCTTTGCTAGGCTTACCTACTGTCATTGAAGTTATGAAGCAATTTAGAAAATACAATTCAAATAGACTTGATTATCCAAGCGCGGAATTGTTTCCGTGGTCTCAACCTATCATGTACTGGATTGTAACAGATTTAAGAAAAAATATGCTGCAGTATAACCAGTCTGATCTTGAAGTTGAAAAACGAGCCGAATACCTACTTAATCAATGGGTAAAAAAATTGAGTAGAGGTGAAAAGGTACCTGAAATTAGGGTGCAAATCGAAAATAAAGTATCAACGCCATACATATCATCATTTCAATGTGATCACCCATTAATAAAACAAATGAGAGAAAGGATTGAAGCGGCAAAGAGGAGAACGACAAATGTCTAA